A window of the Pirellulales bacterium genome harbors these coding sequences:
- a CDS encoding CehA/McbA family metallohydrolase produces MYLPRKPASVVVCAAILFGTVSPALAVGELTLTIVDTATGKPVPCRMHLRNGKGKPQRATRMLFWHDHFTLPGTVKLKLPPGTYQFEIERGLEYARRGGHFVMEKTSQDQQVLDLPRVCNMADEGWWSGDLHLHRPIKDIEQLMLSDDLHVAAPITWSEKKNEWAGRPVPTSTLKEFDGNRYYYLLAGESAAAGGSLLILNAGKPLSGEGKTADDQLKLLAAAREEPAAWIDVSRPAAWDLPLWLATGRVDSIELCHDQFCRSETIDDANGRPRDKKIMPGASGIGRWTHEIYYHVLNCGLRIPPSAGSGSGESSNPVGYDRVYAWVDKDQFSYEAWWKAVRMGRTVVTNGPLIRPFANGHVPGHVFALSEGPLSVEVVMSFAGADPISYFELVKNGRVAQSIRFEELAKDGRFRPLEFEESGWFLVRAVTDVAETYRFASSAPWFVEIGSQPKRISKASANFFLDWLDERREAMEDGGPLSDLSAKVWDEAKGYWDRLVAEANAD; encoded by the coding sequence ATGTATCTGCCGCGGAAGCCCGCCAGCGTCGTCGTTTGTGCCGCCATCTTGTTCGGAACGGTTTCACCTGCCTTGGCGGTCGGAGAGCTCACGCTCACGATCGTCGACACCGCCACCGGCAAGCCGGTGCCCTGCCGCATGCACCTGCGCAACGGCAAAGGCAAGCCGCAGCGTGCCACCAGAATGCTGTTCTGGCACGATCACTTCACGCTTCCGGGCACGGTCAAGCTGAAACTGCCGCCGGGTACCTACCAGTTCGAGATCGAGCGCGGTCTGGAATATGCCCGGCGCGGCGGCCACTTCGTCATGGAAAAGACGTCGCAAGACCAGCAGGTGCTCGATCTGCCGCGGGTCTGCAACATGGCCGACGAAGGATGGTGGTCGGGCGACCTGCACTTGCACCGCCCGATAAAAGACATCGAGCAACTTATGCTCTCCGACGATTTGCACGTCGCCGCCCCGATCACGTGGAGCGAGAAAAAGAACGAGTGGGCGGGCCGGCCGGTTCCGACCAGCACGCTGAAGGAATTCGACGGCAACCGCTATTACTATCTGCTTGCCGGCGAGAGTGCCGCAGCCGGCGGTTCGCTGCTGATACTCAATGCCGGCAAGCCGCTGTCGGGCGAAGGCAAGACGGCCGACGACCAATTGAAACTCCTTGCGGCCGCTCGCGAAGAGCCGGCGGCCTGGATTGATGTCTCTCGCCCGGCCGCGTGGGACCTGCCGCTGTGGCTGGCGACCGGCCGCGTCGATTCGATCGAGCTGTGCCACGACCAGTTTTGCCGCAGCGAAACGATCGACGACGCCAACGGCCGGCCGAGAGACAAGAAGATCATGCCGGGCGCCAGTGGCATCGGCCGCTGGACGCATGAAATCTACTACCATGTTCTCAATTGCGGCCTGCGGATTCCGCCTTCGGCCGGCAGCGGCTCCGGCGAGTCGTCCAACCCGGTGGGTTATGACCGCGTGTACGCCTGGGTCGACAAAGACCAGTTCAGTTACGAGGCCTGGTGGAAGGCGGTACGCATGGGCCGCACGGTCGTAACCAACGGGCCGCTCATCCGGCCGTTTGCCAATGGCCACGTGCCCGGCCACGTGTTCGCGCTGTCGGAGGGACCGCTTTCGGTCGAAGTGGTGATGAGCTTCGCCGGGGCCGATCCGATCAGCTATTTCGAGCTCGTGAAGAACGGCCGCGTGGCGCAAAGCATTCGCTTCGAAGAGTTGGCCAAGGACGGTCGCTTCCGGCCGCTGGAGTTTGAGGAGAGCGGCTGGTTCCTGGTGCGGGCAGTGACCGACGTTGCCGAAACGTATCGCTTTGCCAGCAGCGCTCCGTGGTTCGTCGAGATCGGCTCGCAACCGAAACGGATCAGCAAGGCCTCGGCGAACTTCTTTCTCGACTGGCTGGACGAGCGGCGCGAGGCAATGGAGGACGGCGGGCCACTGTCGGATCTGAGCGCCAAAGTCTGGGACGAGGCGAAGGGGTATTGGGATAGGCTGGTCGCCGAGGCGAACGCCGATTAG
- a CDS encoding ABC transporter substrate-binding protein, with the protein MISSKQKQHRRNAHCIAHCVSVALCAVLLAGCGETRQDAGGQDAAKEKSLPFMGVTLRLLVVEDARLAETIGRLRGEWRATTGADVQVVEMTQTELLEAKSFDADAIIYPASGLGPLVEQQLLRPLGDRELNSPDVAWQEVFEADKSHDASWGSTPHAFPFGSPTLVCCYRKDLLEKLARQPPTTWSEYEELAKSLADREKVGETAANASWSGTREPLAKGWAGLTLLARAASYAKHRSHYSTLFDMESMEPLIAGPPFVRALDELRRAHESMGTDAIDETPDRVHEALLMGKCGMALTWTSPAFAPGGAVGWDKIEIGFSPLPGSPEAFNPKTGEWDARRDDESAHVPLVGISGVLGSVTSASQQPEAAFHLLGWLSGPEWSPRVSPTAAGTTLFRRSHLKSPQDWTDPRIDGLAALKYAETVEQSLGSADVFGAPRTAGRSRYLAALDEAVRAALAGDKTSEAALQEAADAWRRITDELGPDRQRAAYRHSLGLR; encoded by the coding sequence ATGATTTCATCGAAACAAAAGCAGCATCGTCGGAATGCGCACTGTATCGCGCATTGCGTCTCCGTCGCTCTTTGCGCGGTCCTGTTGGCGGGTTGCGGAGAAACGAGGCAGGATGCCGGCGGCCAAGACGCCGCAAAGGAGAAGTCGCTTCCCTTCATGGGCGTCACGCTGCGCCTACTGGTGGTCGAAGACGCCCGCCTGGCGGAGACGATTGGGCGATTACGAGGCGAATGGCGGGCGACCACGGGTGCCGACGTCCAGGTCGTTGAAATGACCCAGACCGAACTGCTGGAGGCTAAATCCTTCGATGCCGACGCGATCATCTATCCCGCTTCCGGTCTCGGCCCCTTGGTCGAGCAGCAGTTGCTACGCCCGCTCGGCGACCGAGAACTGAACAGTCCCGACGTCGCCTGGCAGGAAGTTTTCGAGGCCGATAAGTCGCACGATGCAAGCTGGGGCTCAACGCCCCATGCGTTTCCGTTTGGCTCGCCGACGCTGGTCTGCTGCTACCGCAAGGATCTGCTCGAAAAGCTCGCTCGTCAGCCGCCCACCACCTGGTCGGAATACGAAGAACTGGCGAAGTCGCTGGCCGATCGCGAAAAAGTGGGCGAGACAGCGGCCAACGCCTCTTGGTCGGGCACGAGGGAACCGCTCGCCAAGGGCTGGGCCGGCTTGACCTTGCTGGCCCGCGCCGCCTCTTACGCCAAGCATCGCAGCCATTACTCCACTTTGTTCGACATGGAGTCGATGGAGCCGCTCATTGCCGGGCCGCCATTCGTGCGGGCACTCGACGAGCTGCGCCGTGCGCACGAGTCGATGGGGACGGATGCGATCGACGAAACGCCGGACCGGGTCCACGAAGCGTTGCTGATGGGCAAGTGCGGCATGGCGCTCACCTGGACGTCGCCCGCGTTCGCGCCCGGCGGCGCCGTAGGGTGGGACAAGATCGAGATCGGCTTTTCCCCCTTGCCCGGTTCGCCGGAAGCGTTCAATCCCAAAACGGGCGAGTGGGACGCGCGGCGCGACGATGAATCGGCCCACGTGCCGCTGGTCGGCATTTCGGGCGTGCTCGGCTCGGTGACTTCGGCCAGCCAACAACCGGAGGCGGCATTTCACCTGCTCGGCTGGCTGTCGGGACCGGAATGGAGCCCGCGCGTCTCGCCCACCGCCGCGGGCACCACGCTTTTCCGACGGTCGCACTTGAAGTCGCCGCAAGATTGGACCGATCCGCGCATCGACGGCCTGGCCGCTCTCAAATACGCCGAAACGGTCGAACAGTCGCTCGGCTCGGCCGACGTTTTCGGTGCCCCGCGGACTGCCGGCCGCAGCCGCTATCTGGCCGCACTCGACGAAGCCGTGCGGGCCGCGCTGGCGGGAGACAAGACGAGCGAGGCGGCTTTGCAAGAAGCGGCCGATGCCTGGCGCAGAATCACCGACGAGTTGGGACCCGATCGACAACGGGCCGCCTATCGCCACAGCCTGGGGTTGCGATGA
- a CDS encoding helix-turn-helix domain-containing protein, with the protein MKSTFALRGKVRDRYLELVSAFALTSVKSEEQLAAAQRVIDRLLARGELGEGEIAYLDALSDLVAAYEDEHHAVPTASDADMLRHLMEAKGISQTQLSHDTRIAKSTISEILRGKKAFSRSMIRKLAEYFKVDITVLAANL; encoded by the coding sequence ATGAAATCGACGTTCGCTTTGCGTGGTAAGGTCCGCGATCGCTATCTGGAACTTGTGAGCGCATTCGCGCTGACTTCGGTGAAATCGGAGGAGCAACTTGCCGCCGCTCAGAGGGTCATTGATCGTCTCCTTGCACGAGGCGAATTGGGCGAAGGCGAGATCGCCTATTTGGATGCCTTGAGTGATTTGGTGGCGGCCTACGAAGATGAACATCATGCCGTTCCTACCGCATCGGACGCCGACATGCTGCGTCACTTGATGGAAGCAAAAGGAATCAGCCAAACGCAATTGAGTCATGATACCCGCATCGCCAAATCGACGATCTCCGAGATACTCCGCGGCAAAAAGGCATTCAGCCGGTCGATGATTCGTAAGCTGGCCGAGTACTTTAAGGTCGACATCACGGTGTTGGCTGCGAATCTTTAA